The following coding sequences are from one Chloracidobacterium sp. window:
- a CDS encoding undecaprenyl-diphosphate phosphatase, with amino-acid sequence MDLIQAIILGIVQGLTEFIPISSTAHLVFASRWTGIYGGDPEMVTATMAVIQLGTLAAVLVYFAGDILSISMAFIRDHWAVVSGKRGMRFSGTDGVRPIWLSEEAWLGWLIILGSIPIGTIGLLFKDFIEGPGTKNLWVIAIMLIAIALLLTLAEIVGKQRKDLRHLGLGDAILQGFCQVLALMPGASRSGSTIMGGLFIGEKRETAARFSFLLSIPAITASGLLELRKALKILPPDSLVPLLVGTIVSAVVGYVAIWGLLAFLRKNTTAVFVVYRLILGTVLLVLLWQGVLSPVIQ; translated from the coding sequence ATGGACTTAATTCAAGCGATCATCCTTGGTATTGTTCAGGGTTTAACCGAATTTATACCCATCAGTTCGACTGCCCATCTCGTATTTGCGAGCCGTTGGACCGGCATTTACGGGGGCGACCCCGAAATGGTCACCGCTACGATGGCGGTAATTCAATTAGGTACATTGGCTGCCGTATTGGTCTATTTTGCCGGTGATATTTTGAGCATATCGATGGCATTCATTCGTGACCATTGGGCCGTTGTCAGCGGAAAACGTGGGATGCGTTTCTCGGGGACCGACGGCGTGCGCCCGATCTGGCTCTCAGAAGAGGCGTGGCTCGGGTGGCTGATCATCCTCGGTTCGATCCCGATCGGTACTATCGGCCTTCTCTTTAAGGACTTTATCGAGGGGCCGGGAACCAAGAATCTGTGGGTGATCGCAATTATGCTGATCGCCATCGCGCTCCTCCTGACTTTGGCTGAGATCGTCGGAAAGCAGCGTAAAGACCTGCGCCATCTCGGTCTAGGAGACGCGATACTGCAGGGGTTTTGTCAGGTACTGGCATTGATGCCCGGAGCAAGCCGTTCCGGCTCGACAATTATGGGCGGCCTGTTCATTGGCGAAAAGCGTGAAACCGCCGCCAGATTCTCGTTTCTGCTCTCGATCCCCGCCATCACTGCCAGCGGCCTGCTCGAGCTCCGCAAAGCCCTGAAAATACTTCCGCCGGACAGCCTTGTGCCTTTGCTCGTTGGTACCATCGTTTCCGCAGTCGTCGGCTATGTCGCGATCTGGGGCCTGCTCGCATTTCTGCGAAAGAACACGACCGCGGTCTTTGTCGTCTATCGGCTGATCCTCGGCACAGTCCTGCTCGTGCTGCTCTGGCAAGGCGTACTGAGTCCCGTGATCCAATAG
- a CDS encoding aminotransferase class V-fold PLP-dependent enzyme translates to MKEKILELERASLALEPSAAERARVRGPVIEYTEHFLDNVASIKAYEFSADQGSGLLDSPISEDGVGIDEAIALIRDNVDTPGLKSASGGHLGYIPGGGIYTSALGDYLADVFNRYAGVFYASPGAVRMENMLIAWMNSVVGYPATATGNLASGGSLANLIAIVTARDARKIKASNTERSVIYLSEQTHHSIEKAVRIAGLAECVVRYLPIDEAFRIDADAFARQIVADKADGLEPFLVIGSAGSTDVGAVDPLAAIGAIAQREGLWFHVDAAYGGFFMLTDEGRKTLRGIEMSDSLSIDPHKGLFLPYGLGVVLVKNAAALASSHGYDANYMQDAVAAVDEPSPADLSPELTKHFRGMRLWLPLKLHGVAPFRACLEEKLLLAKYFYAEVQKLGFESNIEPELSVVTYRYLPQTGDADIFNKKIMEAIVADGRVFISSTMLNGDFILRFACLSFRTHLSTVDLLLEVLADAVSELTNENSA, encoded by the coding sequence ATGAAGGAAAAAATACTCGAATTGGAAAGGGCCTCCCTTGCACTCGAACCGTCGGCCGCCGAAAGAGCGAGGGTTCGCGGTCCGGTCATCGAATATACCGAACATTTTCTGGATAACGTCGCGTCGATCAAGGCGTATGAGTTCTCCGCGGATCAAGGCAGCGGTCTGCTCGATTCGCCGATATCGGAGGATGGTGTCGGCATTGACGAGGCGATCGCACTCATCCGCGACAATGTGGACACACCCGGACTCAAATCGGCCTCCGGCGGCCACCTCGGTTACATTCCGGGCGGCGGTATCTACACTTCGGCGCTCGGCGACTATTTGGCAGATGTGTTCAATCGTTACGCCGGTGTTTTCTATGCCAGTCCGGGCGCGGTGCGGATGGAGAATATGCTCATCGCGTGGATGAATTCGGTCGTCGGCTACCCCGCAACCGCCACCGGAAATTTGGCATCGGGCGGCAGTCTGGCAAATCTTATTGCTATCGTGACCGCCCGCGACGCCCGCAAGATCAAAGCTTCGAACACTGAGCGTTCGGTCATATATCTTAGCGAGCAAACGCATCATTCTATCGAAAAGGCAGTCCGCATCGCCGGCCTGGCCGAATGTGTGGTTCGCTATCTGCCGATCGACGAAGCCTTTCGCATAGACGCCGACGCCTTCGCCCGCCAAATTGTTGCAGACAAAGCGGACGGCCTTGAGCCATTCCTCGTTATTGGTTCGGCAGGATCAACAGACGTCGGTGCGGTCGATCCGCTTGCGGCGATCGGTGCGATCGCTCAACGCGAGGGCCTTTGGTTTCACGTCGATGCGGCTTACGGCGGTTTTTTTATGCTTACAGATGAAGGGCGTAAAACCTTACGCGGCATCGAGATGAGTGACTCACTCTCGATCGATCCGCACAAGGGGCTTTTTCTCCCGTACGGGCTCGGCGTGGTTCTGGTGAAGAACGCCGCGGCACTCGCCTCATCGCACGGTTACGACGCCAATTATATGCAGGACGCGGTCGCCGCGGTCGATGAGCCTTCGCCGGCGGATCTATCGCCTGAGTTGACAAAGCATTTTCGCGGAATGCGGCTCTGGTTGCCGCTCAAACTTCACGGCGTCGCCCCATTCCGGGCGTGTCTCGAGGAAAAGCTTTTGCTAGCCAAATATTTCTACGCCGAGGTACAAAAGCTTGGCTTTGAAAGTAATATCGAACCCGAACTTTCGGTCGTCACCTATCGATATTTGCCCCAAACGGGCGATGCCGATATCTTTAACAAGAAAATAATGGAGGCGATCGTCGCCGATGGACGCGTTTTTATTTCGTCCACGATGCTCAATGGCGATTTCATTTTGCGCTTTGCGTGCCTTTCCTTCAGGACGCATTTGAGCACGGTCGATCTGCTTTTGGAAGTGCTCGCTGATGCGGTCAGCGAGCTTACCAATGAGAATTCAGCCTGA
- a CDS encoding SDR family NAD(P)-dependent oxidoreductase — protein MNWNGQTVFLTGASSGIGEGIALALAEKGAVLGLLARRKELLEKIRTQCEEVGGTASIYVCDVTDADAVAASVDDFLHEFEHIDFLIANAGIGGNNAETRAMQPLAVKKVIDINLMGAVNSVHAVLPSMLSRGSGHIVAVSSLAGFRGLPRSAAYSASKAGMTAFFESVRLDVKHQGVDVTIIQPGFIKTPLTSGREAKMPFIMELVDAIPLFIRAIERKKRFAAFPWQLATLVRAAKVMPGWLYDRIAGKARYRE, from the coding sequence ATGAATTGGAATGGCCAAACTGTTTTCCTGACCGGTGCGTCGAGCGGCATCGGCGAGGGCATCGCTCTCGCTCTTGCCGAAAAGGGTGCAGTGCTCGGACTCCTCGCACGCCGTAAGGAATTGCTCGAAAAGATCCGGACCCAGTGCGAAGAGGTCGGCGGCACCGCCAGTATTTATGTATGCGATGTGACCGACGCAGATGCGGTCGCGGCATCGGTCGACGATTTTCTGCACGAATTCGAGCACATCGACTTTCTCATCGCGAACGCCGGTATCGGCGGAAACAACGCCGAAACGCGGGCTATGCAACCTCTCGCTGTCAAAAAGGTGATCGACATAAACTTGATGGGAGCGGTCAATTCCGTTCACGCCGTGCTGCCTTCAATGCTCAGCCGCGGTTCCGGACATATCGTCGCCGTTTCGAGCCTCGCCGGTTTTCGCGGGTTGCCGCGTTCGGCGGCGTATTCTGCGAGCAAGGCGGGAATGACCGCATTTTTCGAAAGCGTCCGTCTCGACGTTAAACATCAGGGTGTCGATGTCACCATCATTCAACCGGGATTCATCAAAACGCCGCTGACCTCCGGACGCGAAGCCAAAATGCCGTTCATTATGGAACTCGTCGATGCCATCCCGCTATTTATCCGCGCGATCGAACGGAAAAAGCGCTTCGCTGCTTTCCCCTGGCAACTCGCGACATTGGTGCGTGCCGCCAAAGTTATGCCCGGCTGGCTTTATGACCGCATCGCCGGCAAAGCACGTTATCGGGAATAG
- a CDS encoding S9 family peptidase: MVVTSVTAVSAQEPDLTLENIYTKRSFSQKGFGPVRWMKDSKGYSTVEGNKESGGREIIRYDARTGERSVLVPTAQLIPQGAKGPLGIADYIWSDDNSRLLIFTNTKKVWRYNTRGDYWVLNVSTGKLQQLGKDIEAGTLMFAKFSPDGSRVAYVSKQNIYVEDIASSKVTQITTDGGANIINGTFDWVYEEELNCRDGFRWSPDGKTIAYWQTDSKNIGTFYLIDNVSDIYSKPIPLPYPKVGTKLSAVKIGVIPATGGKTNWFDIPGDPTNNYLARMDFIPNSNELMIQQLNRLQNTNKVWIGDAGSMKLSNILTETVEGFLDLHDNIRWLDGEKYFTWTSERDGWMHLYRVSRDGKSIKAITNGDFDVVNINCIDPDGGYVYYIASPNDFTARYLYRSRLDGTGKAERVTPDGEPGHHSYQMSADAKWAIHSFSNATTPNRISLVYLPENSETRLLEDNHELKAKYDRLGLRPKEFIKVDIGDVTLDAYMIKPKDFDPAKKYPLVFYVYGEPAGTTVQNSWDGGEGLWHQYLAQKGYVIVSVDNRGTNTPRGLKWRQSIYGRIGILASEDQSNAAKKLLSTYNFLDASRVGVWGWSGGGSMTLNCMFRYPEIYKTGISVASVPDQKLYDATYQERYMGLPETNALGYRDGSPINYAKDLKGNLMIIHGTGDDNVHYQGFELLVNELIKNNKLFTMMSYPMRTHSISEGENTSLHLRRTMEKYWTDNL, from the coding sequence ATGGTGGTTACCTCCGTCACGGCAGTTTCGGCCCAGGAACCGGATCTGACGCTCGAGAATATATATACAAAGCGAAGCTTTAGCCAAAAAGGATTTGGTCCCGTGCGGTGGATGAAGGACAGCAAAGGATACTCGACCGTCGAGGGAAACAAAGAATCCGGCGGCCGCGAGATCATTAGATACGACGCACGCACGGGCGAGCGCAGCGTTCTTGTCCCGACAGCCCAACTTATACCGCAGGGTGCAAAGGGTCCGCTCGGGATCGCCGACTATATCTGGTCGGACGACAACTCCCGCTTGCTCATTTTCACAAACACAAAAAAAGTATGGCGATACAATACCCGAGGCGACTATTGGGTGCTGAATGTAAGCACGGGAAAGCTACAACAGCTAGGCAAGGATATCGAAGCCGGCACACTGATGTTTGCCAAATTCTCGCCCGACGGGTCACGCGTCGCATACGTTAGCAAACAAAATATCTACGTCGAAGATATTGCCTCGTCTAAGGTCACACAGATCACGACAGACGGCGGCGCCAATATCATCAACGGCACATTCGATTGGGTGTATGAGGAAGAGCTTAATTGCCGCGATGGTTTTCGCTGGAGCCCGGACGGCAAGACGATCGCGTACTGGCAAACAGACTCGAAGAATATCGGCACGTTTTACCTCATCGATAACGTGTCGGATATTTATTCAAAGCCGATCCCGCTGCCCTATCCAAAGGTCGGTACCAAGCTCTCGGCGGTCAAGATCGGCGTGATCCCGGCGACGGGCGGTAAGACCAATTGGTTTGACATCCCCGGCGATCCGACCAACAACTACTTAGCCCGAATGGACTTTATTCCTAATTCGAATGAGTTGATGATCCAGCAGCTTAATCGTCTGCAGAATACCAACAAGGTCTGGATCGGCGACGCCGGTTCGATGAAGCTGAGCAATATCCTGACCGAGACGGTCGAGGGTTTTCTGGACCTTCACGACAATATCCGTTGGCTTGACGGCGAAAAATACTTTACCTGGACGAGCGAACGTGACGGATGGATGCACCTTTATCGCGTGTCGCGGGACGGTAAAAGCATCAAAGCGATAACAAATGGCGACTTCGATGTGGTCAACATTAACTGCATCGACCCCGACGGAGGTTACGTTTACTACATCGCCTCGCCAAATGACTTTACCGCACGTTATCTGTACCGAAGCAGGCTCGACGGCACCGGCAAGGCCGAACGCGTAACGCCTGACGGTGAACCGGGCCATCACTCATACCAAATGTCGGCGGACGCAAAATGGGCGATCCACAGCTTTAGCAACGCGACGACGCCGAACCGAATTTCGCTCGTTTACCTGCCGGAAAACAGCGAAACGAGATTGCTCGAGGATAATCACGAACTTAAAGCAAAGTATGACAGGCTGGGGCTGCGGCCTAAGGAGTTTATCAAGGTAGATATCGGCGACGTTACGCTTGATGCGTATATGATCAAGCCAAAGGACTTTGATCCGGCGAAGAAATACCCGCTTGTGTTCTATGTATACGGCGAACCGGCCGGCACTACGGTGCAAAATAGTTGGGACGGCGGCGAAGGTCTCTGGCATCAATATTTGGCTCAAAAGGGCTATGTCATTGTCAGCGTGGACAATCGCGGCACCAATACGCCCCGCGGGCTGAAGTGGCGCCAGTCGATCTACGGCCGGATCGGGATCCTCGCATCCGAAGACCAGAGTAATGCGGCCAAGAAACTGCTTTCGACCTATAATTTTCTCGACGCGTCTCGGGTCGGCGTTTGGGGATGGAGTGGCGGCGGCAGTATGACGCTCAATTGTATGTTCCGCTATCCTGAGATCTATAAAACCGGCATCTCTGTCGCCTCGGTCCCGGACCAAAAGCTATATGACGCTACGTATCAAGAGCGATATATGGGCCTGCCGGAGACGAACGCACTTGGCTACCGCGACGGTTCGCCGATCAACTATGCCAAGGATCTAAAGGGCAACCTGATGATCATCCACGGCACCGGCGATGACAACGTCCACTATCAGGGCTTTGAGTTGCTGGTGAACGAACTAATTAAAAACAATAAGCTCTTTACAATGATGTCGTATCCGATGCGGACTCACAGCATCAGCGAGGGCGAAAATACGTCGCTACACCTGAGGCGTACGATGGAGAAATATTGGACGGACAACCTATAA
- a CDS encoding ribonuclease J codes for MHKVEIIPLGGIGEFGMNCMGIRYGDEMIIVDAGMGFPEETPFGVDICIPNFDFLEEYRDDMTAIILTHGHEDHIGALAYILRKFNLPVYSSRFTLALTEKRLGEFDMLNDVLLHRVEANDIITIGNFKVEFIHASHSLVECFSLAIHTPVGTIIHTGDYKIDDTPVIGKPYDLKTLGRIGDEGVLALLCDSTNATVPGRTPSEMAVIPAFEEIFEETEGRLIISTFSSSLHRLQIVFDVAHQFGRKVCVIGRSMQTNVEIAGDMGLLQIPHGTMIELGMSRAMDDDEICYLVTGSQGEMRAALWNMATSTFKGLEVEKGDTVVLSARIIPGNEKNISRLIGHLYKRGANIIEEKRRLVHVSGHASQGDIKIMVETARPKFVVPIHGEYRMLFRQKEFIKNHVGNYDDENIILIENGNVLEIDEYAAKIIDKHELHKTFIDEESMEEIEYDIVRERKKLAYGGAISLVVSVDKRLHKLAGEPQITFQGVAGLDALNGFAKQARDAVTKAIGDMKPEQIADRKVFKENLRIHLKRFVQKELSSKPVIVTTVVEV; via the coding sequence TTGCACAAAGTTGAAATTATTCCGCTCGGCGGCATCGGCGAATTCGGAATGAACTGTATGGGCATCAGGTACGGCGATGAGATGATCATCGTCGATGCCGGAATGGGCTTTCCCGAAGAAACTCCGTTCGGAGTGGATATTTGTATCCCGAACTTCGATTTTCTCGAAGAATACCGCGACGATATGACCGCGATCATACTGACGCACGGACACGAAGACCACATCGGGGCGCTCGCGTACATTCTCCGCAAGTTTAATCTGCCGGTCTATTCATCGCGGTTCACGCTGGCACTTACGGAAAAGCGTCTTGGCGAGTTTGATATGCTCAACGATGTTCTGCTCCATCGCGTTGAGGCCAACGACATCATTACGATCGGTAATTTTAAGGTCGAGTTCATTCACGCGTCCCACTCATTAGTCGAGTGTTTTTCGCTGGCGATCCACACGCCGGTCGGCACGATCATTCACACCGGCGATTACAAGATCGACGACACCCCCGTTATCGGTAAACCGTACGACCTCAAAACGCTCGGCCGTATCGGCGACGAAGGCGTGCTTGCCTTGCTGTGCGATTCCACAAACGCTACTGTGCCTGGCCGAACGCCGTCTGAAATGGCCGTAATACCTGCATTCGAAGAAATATTTGAGGAGACCGAAGGGCGTTTGATCATCTCGACCTTTTCGTCGTCTCTCCATCGTTTGCAGATCGTTTTTGATGTCGCTCATCAATTTGGCAGAAAGGTCTGCGTCATCGGTCGGTCGATGCAAACGAATGTCGAGATCGCGGGCGATATGGGACTCTTACAGATCCCGCACGGTACGATGATCGAACTCGGAATGTCGCGGGCTATGGATGATGACGAGATCTGCTATTTGGTGACGGGTTCACAGGGCGAGATGCGGGCCGCTTTGTGGAATATGGCCACATCGACGTTTAAGGGACTTGAGGTCGAAAAGGGCGATACCGTCGTGCTGTCCGCACGTATTATCCCCGGCAACGAAAAGAATATCAGTCGCCTGATCGGCCACCTCTATAAACGCGGTGCCAATATTATCGAAGAAAAGCGTCGCCTCGTTCACGTCTCAGGCCACGCCTCACAGGGCGACATCAAGATAATGGTCGAGACCGCCCGTCCGAAGTTCGTTGTCCCGATCCACGGCGAGTACCGAATGCTGTTTCGCCAAAAGGAATTCATCAAAAATCACGTTGGCAATTATGATGACGAAAATATCATCCTGATCGAAAACGGTAACGTCCTTGAGATCGACGAATACGCAGCCAAGATCATCGATAAGCACGAGTTACATAAAACCTTTATTGACGAGGAATCAATGGAAGAGATCGAGTATGACATCGTCCGCGAACGCAAAAAGCTTGCCTACGGCGGAGCCATCTCGCTGGTCGTGTCGGTCGACAAACGGCTGCATAAACTTGCCGGTGAGCCGCAGATAACCTTTCAGGGCGTTGCCGGACTCGACGCGCTCAATGGCTTTGCCAAACAAGCCCGTGACGCCGTTACCAAGGCCATCGGCGATATGAAACCGGAGCAGATCGCGGATCGCAAGGTCTTTAAGGAAAACCTGCGGATACACCTAAAGCGTTTTGTTCAAAAGGAACTGAGTTCGAAACCGGTGATCGTCACGACGGTAGTTGAGGTCTAA
- the recJ gene encoding single-stranded-DNA-specific exonuclease RecJ: MHKRWTIRKHDADAVNRLSNELSVRPLIAALLIARGHDTAEKALQFLNPSPEDLHEPFLLKGMREAVERIRRAVEAKEKIFIWGDLDVDGTTGTVLLRRTFALLGLETDFHITNRFTESRGLNIEPLQAARDAGYTVVVSVDTGTSSCDEVAFANSIGLDAIICDHHEVGSDAVLPAAAALINPFQAGCEYPDNNLAGVGVAFKLAHALLREYGLEHEIPPLLKIAALGTVADVVDLTGENRAIVALGLKDLRRTDNWGLKALMEVADCNAEMTSYDIGFRIGPRINAAGRIDVGTHVVELLESDDFTKARGLAGLLDTRNRERQKLQREVTESAILEASSFPDPNFVVVAANGWHKGVVGLAASRVAEKFHRPAIVFSIEDGIATGSARSIAGFDLFEALGSAADLLETFGGHVAAAGMKAKEANIDAIRDRLDAYAAGLISGDARTPELKIDAVVTPQTLNLKLVEELAMFEPFGAGNPKPVFVTRGLYLSGEPFVMKDKHLKLKLTSDAGYKFEAVWWDGVERSKGQTLTAGTGIELAYVADANSWQGNTRLQLVVQDLRADN; encoded by the coding sequence ATGCACAAGAGATGGACAATTCGTAAGCACGACGCGGATGCTGTCAACAGACTTTCGAATGAACTCAGTGTTCGCCCGCTTATTGCCGCACTTTTGATCGCACGTGGGCACGACACGGCCGAAAAGGCTCTGCAGTTCCTCAACCCGTCGCCTGAGGATCTGCACGAACCGTTTCTGCTCAAAGGGATGCGGGAGGCGGTCGAACGTATCCGAAGGGCGGTCGAGGCGAAGGAAAAGATCTTTATTTGGGGCGATCTAGACGTCGATGGCACTACCGGAACGGTTTTGTTGCGGCGAACTTTCGCACTGCTTGGGCTTGAGACAGATTTTCACATCACAAACCGATTCACCGAATCGCGTGGACTAAATATCGAACCGCTCCAGGCCGCTCGTGATGCGGGTTATACCGTGGTGGTCAGCGTTGATACCGGCACCTCCAGTTGTGATGAGGTCGCGTTTGCCAACTCGATCGGGCTAGACGCGATCATTTGTGACCATCACGAGGTCGGAAGCGACGCGGTTTTGCCGGCAGCGGCGGCATTGATCAACCCATTTCAAGCAGGTTGCGAATATCCCGACAACAATCTTGCCGGCGTCGGCGTGGCCTTCAAACTCGCACACGCGTTGCTCCGCGAATACGGCCTCGAACACGAAATACCGCCGTTGCTAAAGATCGCGGCCCTTGGCACCGTGGCCGATGTGGTCGATCTGACCGGCGAGAATCGTGCTATCGTGGCCCTCGGCCTAAAAGACCTTCGCCGAACGGATAATTGGGGTCTCAAGGCTCTAATGGAGGTCGCCGACTGCAACGCGGAGATGACGAGCTATGATATCGGCTTTCGCATCGGGCCGCGGATCAATGCCGCCGGGCGGATCGATGTCGGTACGCACGTTGTCGAACTGCTCGAGTCCGATGATTTTACAAAAGCCCGCGGCCTCGCCGGTTTGCTCGATACGCGTAATCGCGAACGGCAAAAATTGCAGCGTGAGGTCACCGAAAGTGCGATCCTCGAGGCATCTTCATTTCCGGATCCCAATTTTGTCGTCGTGGCTGCCAACGGTTGGCACAAGGGCGTTGTCGGGCTTGCGGCGTCGCGTGTAGCCGAAAAATTTCACCGGCCTGCGATAGTATTTTCGATCGAAGACGGCATCGCTACCGGCAGTGCCCGAAGCATTGCTGGATTTGACCTGTTTGAGGCTCTCGGCTCCGCCGCCGATCTGCTTGAGACATTCGGCGGCCACGTCGCAGCGGCCGGGATGAAGGCCAAGGAGGCTAATATTGACGCCATTCGCGATCGCCTTGACGCCTACGCCGCCGGCCTCATCTCCGGCGATGCACGCACTCCCGAGCTAAAGATCGACGCTGTCGTCACACCGCAAACTCTCAACCTCAAGCTCGTCGAGGAACTCGCGATGTTTGAGCCATTCGGTGCGGGCAATCCAAAACCTGTATTTGTCACCCGCGGACTATATCTGAGCGGCGAGCCATTTGTGATGAAGGACAAACATCTCAAGCTAAAGCTGACCTCTGATGCAGGCTACAAGTTTGAGGCCGTCTGGTGGGACGGTGTTGAGCGTTCAAAGGGGCAAACTCTTACGGCCGGAACCGGCATCGAACTAGCTTACGTTGCCGATGCCAATTCGTGGCAGGGAAACACGCGGCTGCAACTTGTCGTACAGGACCTGAGAGCGGATAATTGA